Proteins found in one Mucilaginibacter gracilis genomic segment:
- a CDS encoding GDSL-type esterase/lipase family protein has product MTNKKFSSLFLILLIVCCSFSIQSKKNLNLVFIGDSITHGSRLKDFTTQAPPVFATGYIQKKAGFGNIQFSNQGVSGYTTVDFLPATKKAWPKVIAAANNLYNDKSATLVFSIMLGTNDSAISGPNGAPVSAQNYRANLKTIADSLFNRYPDCKIIVNHPIWYSPNTNNRSVYLQEGLTRLQSYFDEIDALVKEYKTLHPKQLFLGDTKAFRYFKKRYQTDLGSEQGGHGTFYLHPNEKGAVALGNYWGKAIAKVLK; this is encoded by the coding sequence ATGACTAATAAAAAATTTAGCTCTTTATTTTTAATATTACTTATTGTGTGCTGTTCGTTTTCTATACAAAGTAAAAAAAACCTCAACTTGGTTTTTATAGGCGATAGCATTACCCATGGTTCCCGTTTAAAAGATTTTACCACGCAGGCTCCGCCTGTGTTTGCTACGGGTTACATCCAAAAAAAGGCTGGCTTTGGTAATATTCAATTTAGTAATCAAGGTGTTAGTGGTTATACCACTGTTGATTTTTTGCCCGCTACAAAAAAAGCATGGCCCAAGGTAATTGCAGCCGCAAATAATCTATATAACGATAAATCGGCCACCTTGGTGTTCAGCATTATGCTTGGCACCAATGATAGCGCAATAAGCGGCCCCAATGGCGCGCCCGTATCGGCACAAAATTATCGCGCAAACCTTAAAACTATTGCCGACAGCCTTTTTAACCGCTATCCGGATTGCAAAATAATAGTTAACCACCCCATATGGTACAGCCCCAATACAAATAACCGCTCTGTATACTTGCAGGAAGGCCTTACCAGGCTGCAAAGTTATTTTGATGAAATAGATGCCTTGGTAAAAGAATACAAAACTTTGCACCCTAAACAGCTTTTTTTGGGCGACACAAAAGCTTTTAGATATTTTAAAAAGCGCTACCAAACCGATTTGGGCAGCGAGCAAGGCGGACATGGTACTTTTTACCTTCATCCAAACGAAAAAGGGGCCGTTGCATTGGGCAACTACTGGGGCAAAGCGATAGCGAAAGTACTTAAATAG